A stretch of the Arachis stenosperma cultivar V10309 chromosome 6, arast.V10309.gnm1.PFL2, whole genome shotgun sequence genome encodes the following:
- the LOC130936567 gene encoding two-component response regulator 24-like: MTSRNLSTQLRALVVDDNMINRKIHQKMLNGLGVECMGVANGKEAVDVHCYGQSFDLILMDKDMPIMNGIEATKKLRSMGICSMIVGVSSRSMEVEIREFMEAGLNDYHEKPLTTAKLASIIHHIINTK, from the exons ATGACAAGTCGAAATTTATCGACCCAATTAAGAGCTCTTGTCGTAGATGACAACATGATCAACCGAAAGATTCATCAAAAGATGTTGAATGGTTTGGGAGTGGAATGCATGGGAGTAGCAAATGGAAAAGAAGCTGTAGATGTTCATTGTTATGGTCAAAGCTTTGACCTCATTCTTATGGACAAGGATATGCCCATCATGAATGGCATTGAG GCAACAAAAAAGCTTCGGTCAATGGGCATTTGCAGCATGATTGTTGGTGTGTCATCACGTTCAATGGAAGTGGAAATAAGAGAATTTATGGAAGCTGGCTTAAATGATTACCATGAGAAACCATTGACAACTGCTAAGCTTGCTTCCATTATTCATCATATCATCAACAccaaataa